Proteins encoded by one window of Candidatus Stoquefichus sp. SB1:
- a CDS encoding rolling circle replication-associated protein — protein sequence MKNVFNYDYDEIISDPISIGIDNEIERLLKNRDIDYVYATKTIKSSEQFEIEIYPEFSRSTADRLNIKKKSKKAQRNLNDKNSRKQLERLINCNFKEDDLWVTFTYSNKYLPKNVDEANKNMKNYIRRINYRRKKIGLDNAKYIFITEYDEDKKKRIHHHLIIENGLSMNEIEENWHFGKRNNVRKIDPDDEDGLTGLAKYLAKDPKGKKRWYSSKNLKKPKIRKSYTVFPYSKIRKMIANDLSVAELMQRQYKNRKYIEHEIMYNKVNHMFYIHVRMVERKDE from the coding sequence ATGAAGAATGTCTTTAATTATGATTATGATGAAATAATATCTGATCCAATAAGTATAGGAATAGATAATGAAATAGAAAGATTGTTAAAGAATAGAGATATTGATTATGTCTATGCAACAAAGACAATTAAAAGTAGTGAACAGTTTGAGATTGAAATATATCCAGAATTTAGTAGGAGTACAGCGGATAGACTAAACATTAAGAAGAAAAGCAAGAAAGCTCAAAGAAATCTAAACGACAAGAATTCAAGAAAGCAGCTTGAAAGATTGATTAACTGTAATTTCAAGGAAGATGATTTATGGGTGACATTTACATATTCAAATAAGTATCTGCCTAAAAATGTAGATGAAGCAAACAAGAATATGAAGAACTACATAAGACGTATAAATTATCGGAGAAAGAAGATAGGGCTTGATAATGCTAAATATATTTTCATTACTGAATATGATGAGGATAAGAAAAAAAGAATTCACCATCATCTCATAATAGAAAATGGATTGAGTATGAATGAAATTGAAGAAAACTGGCATTTTGGTAAGAGGAACAATGTCAGAAAAATTGATCCAGATGATGAAGACGGATTGACCGGACTTGCTAAGTATCTTGCCAAGGACCCAAAGGGCAAGAAAAGATGGTATTCAAGCAAGAATCTAAAAAAGCCAAAGATAAGAAAAAGTTATACTGTTTTTCCTTATAGCAAGATTAGAAAAATGATCGCTAATGATTTAAGTGTTGCTGAACTCATGCAAAGACAATACAAAAATAGAAAGTACATTGAACACGAAATTATGTATAACAAGGTTAATCATATGTTCTATATTCACGTTCGAATGGTCGAAAGAAAGGATGAGTGA
- a CDS encoding tyrosine-type recombinase/integrase, whose product MIELRDEFLLNEKFDEKSLKTQEHYEHVINMFMNYIKSDEVSKIEIMKFKEYLIDNFKPSTINNYIIIVNKFIKYCEIVEKHGEFKLEKLKKWESNNTLKLVRVQNKQSLADVLEPEDLKRMLRMAKSKKVKRMDMYLIMKIFAYTGIRAHELSAFTVENIQKNFINVRNKGKIRTIILRNDLKKELNKYCSEKKIESGYIFYGKNKDKMIDPSTIYKNLKKIAGKCRGIKIEKVHPHSFRHLFAIKFLEDGGDITELADILGHSSVDTTRIYTRTTDKMKKKRLEKMKY is encoded by the coding sequence ATGATTGAATTAAGAGATGAGTTTCTTCTTAATGAAAAGTTTGACGAAAAGTCACTCAAGACACAGGAACATTATGAGCATGTCATAAATATGTTTATGAATTATATCAAGTCTGATGAAGTCTCAAAGATTGAAATCATGAAATTCAAGGAGTATCTGATTGATAATTTCAAGCCATCAACAATCAATAACTACATAATTATTGTTAATAAATTTATTAAGTATTGTGAAATTGTTGAAAAGCATGGAGAGTTCAAACTTGAAAAACTGAAAAAGTGGGAATCAAACAATACTTTAAAACTTGTAAGAGTACAGAATAAACAATCTTTAGCAGATGTTCTTGAACCAGAGGATTTAAAAAGGATGCTAAGAATGGCAAAATCTAAAAAAGTAAAAAGAATGGATATGTATCTGATTATGAAGATATTTGCATATACAGGAATACGTGCACATGAATTAAGTGCTTTTACTGTAGAGAATATTCAGAAGAATTTTATTAATGTTAGAAATAAAGGGAAGATACGAACGATCATTTTGCGTAATGACCTAAAGAAAGAACTTAATAAATATTGCAGTGAAAAGAAGATTGAAAGTGGATATATATTTTATGGCAAAAATAAGGATAAGATGATTGATCCATCAACTATCTATAAGAATCTAAAAAAGATTGCTGGTAAGTGTAGAGGAATCAAGATTGAAAAGGTCCATCCACACAGCTTTAGACATCTGTTTGCTATTAAGTTCTTGGAAGATGGCGGAGATATCACTGAACTTGCTGATATTCTTGGACATTCAAGCGTAGATACAACACGCATCTACACAAGAACAACCGATAAGATGAAAAAGAAACGTCTTGAAAAAATGAAATATTAG
- a CDS encoding DUF3850 domain-containing protein yields the protein MIKNVPVFDCLFKQIQKGRNNINIYVYCHSDRKFEKGDILRLEEQYPTPSGEEKSGYFMHVEVSRVTKVEEDSNGNKIYMMIIKPRLDKSVKLHTLKGA from the coding sequence ATGATTAAGAATGTGCCAGTATTTGACTGTTTATTTAAGCAAATCCAAAAAGGAAGAAATAATATAAATATTTATGTATATTGTCATTCAGATAGAAAGTTTGAGAAGGGTGATATATTGAGACTTGAAGAACAGTATCCAACACCATCTGGAGAGGAAAAGAGTGGGTATTTTATGCATGTAGAAGTTAGTCGTGTAACAAAAGTTGAAGAGGATAGTAATGGTAACAAGATATACATGATGATCATAAAACCAAGACTAGATAAAAGTGTTAAATTACATACGTTGAAAGGTGCATGA
- a CDS encoding DUF6906 family protein: MCNNLEPDDYWYTKNTDEYLMIVHKKSRKQLKVNWE; encoded by the coding sequence ATGTGCAATAATCTTGAGCCTGATGATTACTGGTATACAAAGAATACAGATGAGTATCTGATGATTGTTCATAAGAAGTCCAGAAAACAATTAAAAGTGAATTGGGAGTGA
- a CDS encoding DNA-methyltransferase, which produces MNYKTYNDDCVNVCGQLPSDSIDLTITSVPFANLYTYSDDERDFSNVKDLDEFFKQMDFLITELYRITRPGRLICLHCKQIPTFKGRDGAMGLVDFRGMLIRAFQKHKWIYHGEITVWTDPQIEATRTKSASILWNSYKKFAENTRTGMADYVVVMQKCEREDEWIHVIHENNDDQFHEWTRIASPCWAIGRDITPRIQRTNVLNSKLAKEDKDEKHMTPLQLDLIEHLMKWYSNEGEVVLDPFAGIMSVPYVAMKNNRKAIGIELKTSYFNLGNKYLKELELQLKQPTLFEVEDSV; this is translated from the coding sequence ATGAATTATAAAACATACAATGATGACTGTGTAAATGTATGCGGTCAACTGCCAAGTGATAGCATTGATTTAACAATAACAAGTGTACCATTCGCAAATTTATATACATATAGTGATGATGAAAGAGATTTCTCTAATGTTAAGGATTTAGATGAGTTCTTTAAGCAGATGGATTTCCTTATTACAGAACTTTATAGAATCACAAGACCAGGAAGATTAATTTGTTTGCATTGCAAACAAATACCAACATTCAAGGGACGAGATGGAGCAATGGGACTGGTTGACTTTAGAGGAATGCTTATAAGGGCATTTCAAAAGCATAAATGGATATACCATGGCGAAATAACTGTGTGGACTGATCCCCAGATTGAAGCAACAAGAACAAAGTCAGCAAGCATTCTCTGGAACTCTTATAAAAAGTTTGCTGAAAATACAAGAACAGGCATGGCAGATTATGTAGTTGTTATGCAGAAATGTGAGCGTGAAGACGAATGGATTCATGTCATACATGAAAATAATGATGATCAATTCCATGAATGGACGAGAATCGCAAGTCCGTGTTGGGCTATTGGTAGAGATATAACACCAAGAATACAAAGAACAAATGTTTTAAACAGCAAACTCGCAAAAGAGGATAAAGATGAGAAACACATGACACCGCTTCAATTGGATTTAATTGAGCATCTGATGAAATGGTATTCAAACGAGGGAGAGGTTGTTCTTGATCCGTTCGCTGGAATTATGAGTGTTCCATATGTTGCCATGAAAAACAATAGAAAAGCAATAGGAATAGAACTCAAGACATCATACTTTAATTTAGGAAATAAATATTTAAAGGAATTAGAACTGCAATTAAAGCAGCCGACATTATTTGAAGTAGAGGATAGTGTATGA
- a CDS encoding helicase-related protein has protein sequence MNYEEFIRRKKVVNQSRGIEINENDLNSVLFDYQKAIVKKALELKRFCLFEACGMGKTLQQIEWAYQVYLYTKKPVLIIAPLGVTIQTAKEEAPKLGYKVYMLAYEDHIKDGINIINYEQLDNVDCSVFGGVVLDESSILKNFTGKVRTKLSNYFKDTEYKLCCTATPAPNDLMELLNHADFLGVTTTAKALATYFINDMKTGTWRLKGHATKEFYRWCCTWSINIESPKDLGFKAEYYKLPNLIEKNEIIEIDVIDDEFESGLFREIGTSATSFHKEKSRTADKRAKRCAEIASKDNEQYLIWCDTNQEADLLKKYIPDAVEVRGSDKPSFKEDCSMLFKNGQIRVLISKPKIFGYGMNFQKCHNVIFCGLTYSYENYFQALRRIYRFGQKNDVYSYIVIGSTELHILENIKQKQQMQEQLKNKMDISVKEIQLLNFEGKEVLRVEQSKQIEIPEFL, from the coding sequence ATGAATTATGAAGAATTTATAAGAAGAAAGAAAGTAGTTAATCAGTCAAGGGGAATTGAAATAAATGAAAATGACTTGAATTCAGTACTGTTTGATTATCAAAAAGCAATTGTAAAAAAAGCATTGGAATTGAAAAGGTTTTGCTTGTTTGAAGCGTGTGGAATGGGAAAGACTTTACAACAGATTGAATGGGCTTATCAGGTTTATCTATACACAAAAAAGCCAGTATTAATCATTGCACCTTTAGGAGTAACAATACAGACTGCAAAAGAGGAAGCACCAAAATTAGGATATAAAGTATATATGCTGGCTTATGAGGATCATATAAAAGATGGAATTAATATTATTAATTATGAACAATTGGATAATGTTGACTGTAGCGTCTTTGGTGGTGTTGTATTGGATGAATCAAGCATATTAAAAAACTTTACTGGAAAAGTAAGAACAAAGTTATCAAATTATTTTAAAGATACAGAATATAAGCTGTGCTGCACTGCAACACCAGCACCAAATGATTTAATGGAACTGTTGAATCATGCTGATTTTTTGGGAGTTACAACAACAGCAAAAGCACTTGCCACATATTTTATAAATGATATGAAAACAGGAACATGGAGACTAAAAGGACATGCAACAAAAGAATTTTATAGATGGTGCTGCACATGGTCGATTAATATTGAAAGTCCAAAGGATTTGGGATTCAAGGCAGAATATTATAAATTGCCAAATCTAATTGAAAAAAATGAAATAATTGAGATAGATGTTATTGATGATGAGTTTGAAAGTGGACTATTTAGAGAAATTGGAACATCTGCAACATCATTTCACAAAGAAAAATCACGTACTGCAGATAAGAGAGCAAAAAGATGTGCAGAGATAGCATCGAAAGATAATGAACAGTATTTGATATGGTGTGATACAAATCAGGAAGCTGACTTATTAAAGAAGTATATACCAGATGCGGTTGAAGTGCGTGGAAGTGATAAGCCATCATTTAAGGAAGACTGTTCAATGCTATTCAAAAATGGACAGATAAGAGTGCTTATCAGTAAGCCAAAAATATTTGGATATGGAATGAACTTCCAGAAATGTCATAACGTTATTTTCTGCGGTCTTACATATTCATACGAAAATTATTTTCAAGCCTTAAGAAGAATATACAGATTTGGTCAAAAAAATGATGTTTATTCATATATCGTGATTGGATCAACAGAACTTCATATCTTGGAAAATATAAAACAAAAACAACAGATGCAAGAACAACTTAAAAATAAAATGGATATTTCTGTAAAGGAAATACAGTTATTGAATTTTGAAGGAAAGGAAGTGCTAAGGGTAGAACAGTCAAAACAGATTGAAATACCTGAATTTCTATGA